In the genome of Sardina pilchardus chromosome 17, fSarPil1.1, whole genome shotgun sequence, the window ATAAAGGCAAAAACATTTCTTCCTCTATGTCATGATCTAATGCAATGTTGTCCTGCACACAGTGTGGTTCTGCAACAAAGTGAACGGTTTGCCGAGGTTGAGGAGAAGTACAATCTTCTTTACGGGAGAACAGAAACGTATGCAGACCTTgagcagagagtggagagagtatCCGAAAAGGTGGGTGTGACTTAAACAATATTATAGTCGAACAGAGGTTATAATTATGCAACTGGGGAATCCGGGAAGCCGAAGATGTTAAAGGGGACTATTTTAGGTCTGTTTGAAGTAGACGAGGGTCTTGTTGACAGTAAGGAATTTCTATGTAGCTCTTTGTGCATCTCTGTTTCAAGGTAACACTTTCAATTCCTGCCATGTTACACCCAGAATGTTTTACACAACAGCAAAAGTTCTTGACATTTGCTAGCAGTGTAACACAAAGGAGACATTGTTTTTGATgtagggggcacacacacacacacacagagagagagagagatagagagagagagagagagagagagagagagagagagcgagcatcATATGCGGTTAGCAAAGCAAACTCTGTAATATTGGACAAGCACACATGCTCTCAGAAGCTCAGAGAAACACCCTGTCTTATGTTGTGGGTGCAGCTCGACGTCTCCAAGAATCGCCTGGAGGGGGCGCTCTCCTCCATGTCCGCAGCAACCAGGCTGGCGAGCGACGTCGCCTCTCTCCGCTCAGCCGTCGCGGCGATGCAAGCATCCGAAGAGGACGACGTCAgcacttcctcctccccctcaagTGGCATCCAGGAAATCAATGCCCGCTTCCTGAACGTGACGGAGACCTGGCAGTCTGGCATCGCCACGGTGACGACCGACCTGTCGACGCTGCGGGAGGAGTCGCGCGCGTCGCACGTCCGCGCGACCGACAGCGTCAACGACGCAGAGCGCCGGCTGCGCGCCCTGGCGGAGCGCCTGGAAGAGTTCGAGACCAGCACGCGGCGGAACGCGCGCGTCTTCGAGCGCACCGAGGCGGACGACGCGCGGCAGGTCCAGGGCCAGCTGGACTGGAACACGGCGCGCATCTCGGAGCTGGACGAGAGGCTGGCGCGCCTGGCCCTGGCCGACCGCGAGCACGCCGAGCGGCTGGACGAGCACGTGCCGCGGGCGCAGCAGTGCCAGGAGCACCTGCCCGCCGTGGAGGAGGCCGTGCGCACCATCCTGCGGCTGTCCACGGGCTTCGCCGGCGTGGAGCGGCGCGTGGAGGAGCTGGGCCTGCAGGTGCTGGGGCTGGAGGACAGCATGCTGAGGGGGCTCACCCAGACGCTGCACCTCCGACAGGCCATGGACGCGCTGAGGATCGCCGGGGGCGAGGACAGGCTGGAGgaggaccagcagcagcagcagcacctgggCTCGTCGGCCGGGAGCGAGATCGACGCCATGTTGGAGACTCTCAGGGAGATGGACATGGAGTTGGACAGGGACGGCAAGGGAGCCATAGAGGAGATGCTGGAGATGGTGAAcaaggaggtgggggaggaggtggtgaacaagccagcaggagaggaggtggtggaagaggaggtgatggagatgAAGAACAAGGCAGCGAGAcaggaggagttggaggaggaggtgaaggaggataGGAAAGAGGAGGATAAAGGTGCTGTGACTGAAACAATACCCCCAGAAGAACCTGCACACAAACAGGAGCACAATCTGGAAGAAGAATTGCCCGTGTCTGAAGAGGAAACTGTTGAGACTGTGGAGACACAAATCCAGGACACGGAAAAAGACATTCCAGAGTCCCAGCCCAGTGATGTCAATGTGTGACATCATCATTGTGCGCCTGCCAACACGTAGCTGCCTCCTCTTTATAACACTGCTGTTTATGCTGCCTGTGGAAAAAAGtgttacatgtaaatgtaatagGCCTAAGTATTAATGGAATATTTGCTCTGTTAtctatgttgtttttttgtgtacacAGCTTCATATCTACTGTAACTTGGTCAGTACTGAAAATTACCCTTACTGTATATGAACAGTATTCCTTGTATAAATGCTGCAAGAGCCACATCATGTAGTCATGTCTATTGAagggacattttattttctacACAGAATTCTGTGTTATTCTCACATAACATTTCAAAAAGAGAAGTATCAATATTGTAGTGGATACTCATGACTAATCagttgtgtgtctgtaatgtgttaccttcttttaaaataaaatgaatgaaaatgttttttcat includes:
- the LOC134061798 gene encoding inhibitor of nuclear factor kappa-B kinase-interacting protein-like, coding for MPSNELKQRKKNTSQKQNDESSDGAKQNGEAESKKTEATEQKCLVQKKSSLRFPELRTLLCLLSVSVCVALTCVVLQQSERFAEVEEKYNLLYGRTETYADLEQRVERVSEKLDVSKNRLEGALSSMSAATRLASDVASLRSAVAAMQASEEDDVSTSSSPSSGIQEINARFLNVTETWQSGIATVTTDLSTLREESRASHVRATDSVNDAERRLRALAERLEEFETSTRRNARVFERTEADDARQVQGQLDWNTARISELDERLARLALADREHAERLDEHVPRAQQCQEHLPAVEEAVRTILRLSTGFAGVERRVEELGLQVLGLEDSMLRGLTQTLHLRQAMDALRIAGGEDRLEEDQQQQQHLGSSAGSEIDAMLETLREMDMELDRDGKGAIEEMLEMVNKEVGEEVVNKPAGEEVVEEEVMEMKNKAARQEELEEEVKEDRKEEDKGAVTETIPPEEPAHKQEHNLEEELPVSEEETVETVETQIQDTEKDIPESQPSDVNV